A genomic window from Aestuariirhabdus litorea includes:
- the astD gene encoding succinylglutamate-semialdehyde dehydrogenase — MSNSLFVNGEWIDGQGPSFTSYNPAKGVSLWQGHGATEQQVNDAVNAAREAFYDWSSRPFEEREAVVKDFGEQLDAHREELALAISEETGKPLWETRTEVAAMIGKIAISIKAYHERTGEEQSEVPAGRSVLRHKPHGVVAVFGPYNFPGHLPNGHIVPAILAGNTVVFKPSELTPRVAEKTLKLWQKAGLPAGVINMVQGEKETGIALAGNPGIDGLFFTGSSATGHLLHKQFAGQPGKILALEMGGNNPLILDEVADIDAAVHETLQSAYISAGQRCTCARRLYVPRTGQGDRFVSQLVNAIKKIRVGVYDAEEQPFMGSLISVAAAEGILAAQSRLLSMGAEALVEGKRLDDHSAMISPALIDVTTIEALPDEEYFGPLLQLIRYDDFDQAIDMANRTSYGLSAGLLSDSRERYDHFFKRSRAGIVNWNKQLTGASSAAPFGGIGASGNHRASAYYAADYCAYPVASLEADRLAMPAQLAPGLSL, encoded by the coding sequence ATGAGCAATTCTTTATTTGTTAACGGCGAGTGGATTGACGGACAGGGGCCCTCCTTTACCTCTTATAACCCTGCCAAAGGAGTTTCGCTCTGGCAAGGACACGGGGCTACTGAACAGCAGGTTAATGACGCGGTTAACGCCGCTCGTGAAGCTTTTTACGACTGGTCTTCACGTCCATTTGAAGAGCGTGAAGCGGTGGTTAAAGACTTCGGCGAGCAGCTCGATGCCCATCGTGAGGAGCTGGCTCTGGCCATCTCCGAGGAGACGGGGAAGCCGTTGTGGGAAACCCGCACCGAGGTTGCCGCAATGATCGGCAAGATCGCTATTTCCATTAAGGCTTACCATGAGCGTACGGGAGAAGAGCAGTCCGAGGTCCCGGCTGGGCGTTCCGTGCTGCGCCACAAGCCCCATGGGGTGGTTGCAGTGTTCGGCCCCTACAACTTCCCCGGTCACCTGCCCAATGGTCACATTGTTCCGGCCATTCTGGCGGGCAATACTGTCGTTTTTAAGCCCAGCGAGCTGACCCCAAGGGTCGCGGAGAAAACCCTGAAACTTTGGCAAAAAGCCGGGCTTCCAGCGGGCGTGATCAACATGGTTCAGGGAGAGAAGGAGACCGGCATCGCATTGGCGGGAAACCCCGGCATCGACGGCCTCTTTTTCACCGGTAGCTCGGCCACCGGCCACCTGCTGCACAAACAGTTTGCGGGCCAGCCCGGAAAGATCCTCGCACTCGAGATGGGGGGCAACAACCCACTGATTCTTGACGAGGTGGCTGATATCGATGCGGCCGTGCATGAGACCCTGCAGTCAGCCTATATCTCCGCTGGCCAACGCTGTACCTGTGCCCGACGCCTTTATGTACCGCGCACTGGGCAAGGTGACCGCTTTGTCAGCCAGCTGGTTAACGCCATCAAAAAGATTCGGGTGGGCGTGTACGATGCCGAAGAACAGCCCTTTATGGGTTCGCTGATTTCGGTGGCCGCCGCCGAGGGAATCCTGGCAGCCCAGAGCCGCTTGCTCTCGATGGGCGCTGAGGCGCTCGTTGAGGGCAAGCGACTTGATGATCACAGCGCGATGATCTCTCCTGCACTGATAGACGTAACCACCATAGAAGCACTGCCCGACGAGGAGTATTTTGGTCCCCTCCTCCAGCTGATCCGCTATGACGACTTCGATCAGGCGATCGATATGGCGAACCGGACCAGCTACGGGCTCTCCGCGGGACTGCTGAGTGACAGCCGCGAGCGCTATGATCACTTCTTCAAGCGCAGCCGGGCCGGCATCGTCAACTGGAACAAGCAGTTGACAGGAGCCAGCAGCGCAGCGCCATTTGGTGGAATCGGTGCCAGTGGCAACCATCGTGCCAGCGCCTATTACGCGGCGGACTACTGCGCTTATCCGGTGGCCTCACTGGAAGCGGACAGGCTCGCCATGCCGGCTCAGTTGGCGCCAGGCCTCTCCCTGTAA
- a CDS encoding diguanylate cyclase domain-containing protein, with translation MSLRHLFSNYPALLLGLSLQLLLSLASGSAHADAPLRVSIVDLDPPYSFIQPDGTPAGLMVELWRYWGRVNQREIEFVVSASYPQAIGQVLAGDTDVLAGMDPQYGYGQSLIETRFAVDDPVYLFTHATLGKIQGWEEIRPYRIAVSKTLNLPTLAIPEGYTYDGLEGTERIVEAARRGDYRVAIGRQIATNFLLRTEKLSFHLNSGMKIANNRRSARIRAGNDVLLGEINRGFKRLEPKRLRSIVAVWGGVSPNDEDLIITLPQWAPPYATTTTEGESLGLLPDLWRLWGQKTGVSVRFLPMEPTHSEEMVIRGLADIVGVTFSPLPERMSLLNYPTVLLPIKLGVYVPESSGATRLADLIGTPIAMYNAPHLRALLLQHEPGLSFTTQEPFTAYMQSGLEAFVSSTAVINDPTGHRANSGQHYRLLSDSLLDDLLLAAVPRHRTELATRVREGMEKITPKELGQLEQKWLPNPQDHFYNTGSYRFSVSPEGVAWISNNPVIRVGLPEGDSTTAQNSNFNKELIQLLGDYLPVRFETRFYEDSASSLEAITNGEVDMVADVGGSEHSQAPVNYSFTYKRTPWVIATPDQQVALRSVEEMEGQSLAVIPGTAITEQLLDYPGVSITNVSSIKAGLDKVINREVQGYAGSLSALSQYIQENGIDGINLHRIPELKDDQVKFAIRSDWPELTHMINRVITISDDGKLRQLRKKWLALRIQQGIDEGDLWIERLKVGAIAALILAVVLFWNRRLRKEIIKRKLAEEEVRHLATHDTLTGLPNRRLLWDRISKSLAIAKRNQQKVALLFIDLDGFKAVNDTLGHDAGDELLKEVAERIKKSLRESDTVARIGGDEFVVLLPAIQQADGAAQVAQSLLDKLSQPFQLQSEAHIGASIGIALYPDSAGDAEELMSLADNLMYKVKKSGKNSYAFA, from the coding sequence ATGAGCCTGCGCCACCTGTTTTCCAATTACCCTGCCCTGCTTCTCGGATTGAGCTTGCAACTGTTGTTATCCCTTGCCAGCGGATCAGCACATGCAGACGCCCCGCTACGGGTCAGCATTGTAGACCTCGACCCTCCCTACTCCTTTATCCAGCCGGACGGGACACCCGCAGGCTTGATGGTGGAACTGTGGCGCTATTGGGGGAGGGTCAACCAGCGCGAGATTGAATTTGTTGTCAGCGCCAGCTACCCCCAGGCTATCGGGCAGGTTCTGGCCGGCGATACCGATGTGCTGGCGGGCATGGATCCGCAGTACGGCTACGGCCAGTCGCTGATCGAAACCCGGTTCGCCGTTGATGATCCTGTCTACCTGTTTACCCACGCAACGCTGGGTAAAATTCAGGGCTGGGAGGAGATCCGCCCCTACCGAATCGCTGTTAGCAAGACGCTCAACCTGCCCACGCTAGCGATTCCAGAGGGCTATACCTACGACGGGCTTGAGGGCACAGAGCGGATCGTAGAGGCGGCTCGGCGGGGCGACTACCGGGTAGCGATCGGGCGACAGATCGCCACCAATTTCCTCCTGCGCACCGAGAAGCTTTCGTTTCATCTCAACAGTGGAATGAAAATCGCCAATAACCGACGCAGCGCAAGGATACGGGCGGGGAACGACGTCCTCCTAGGCGAAATCAACCGGGGGTTCAAGCGCCTTGAGCCTAAGCGCCTACGCTCCATTGTTGCCGTATGGGGGGGGGTGTCGCCCAACGATGAAGACCTGATCATTACCCTGCCTCAGTGGGCACCACCCTACGCCACAACCACAACCGAGGGTGAAAGCCTGGGGCTCCTTCCTGACCTGTGGAGGCTCTGGGGGCAAAAGACAGGGGTTTCGGTTCGCTTTCTGCCCATGGAGCCGACCCACAGCGAGGAGATGGTTATCCGGGGGTTAGCCGATATTGTAGGGGTTACCTTCTCACCGCTGCCCGAACGGATGAGCCTGCTCAACTATCCCACGGTGTTATTACCGATCAAGCTGGGTGTATACGTACCTGAATCCTCCGGCGCGACCCGCCTCGCGGACCTGATTGGCACCCCCATTGCGATGTATAACGCCCCTCACCTTCGCGCCCTCTTGTTGCAGCACGAGCCGGGTTTAAGCTTTACAACCCAGGAGCCGTTTACTGCCTACATGCAATCCGGGCTAGAGGCCTTTGTCAGCAGCACAGCCGTCATCAACGACCCGACCGGCCACCGGGCCAACAGCGGGCAGCACTACCGACTACTCAGCGACTCCCTGCTGGATGATCTCCTTCTTGCGGCGGTTCCCAGACACCGAACAGAGCTGGCGACCAGGGTTCGCGAAGGAATGGAAAAGATCACGCCCAAGGAGCTGGGGCAACTGGAGCAGAAGTGGCTCCCCAACCCACAGGATCACTTTTACAATACAGGCTCCTATCGCTTTTCCGTGAGCCCGGAAGGTGTGGCCTGGATCAGCAATAACCCGGTGATCAGGGTGGGGCTACCCGAAGGGGATTCAACCACCGCCCAGAACAGTAATTTCAACAAGGAGCTGATTCAGCTGCTTGGTGACTATCTACCGGTCCGTTTTGAAACCCGTTTTTACGAAGATTCGGCGAGTAGCCTGGAGGCGATCACTAACGGTGAGGTGGATATGGTCGCCGATGTCGGTGGAAGCGAACACAGCCAGGCACCCGTCAACTACTCCTTCACCTACAAACGGACCCCCTGGGTGATCGCAACACCCGATCAGCAGGTTGCTCTTCGCAGTGTCGAGGAAATGGAGGGACAGAGCCTGGCTGTTATTCCCGGCACCGCCATCACCGAGCAGCTCCTGGACTATCCAGGGGTTAGCATTACCAATGTCAGCTCAATCAAAGCCGGTTTGGACAAGGTCATCAACCGCGAGGTTCAGGGTTATGCAGGAAGCCTCTCTGCACTCTCCCAGTACATACAGGAGAATGGCATAGATGGAATCAACCTGCACCGCATACCCGAGCTAAAAGACGACCAGGTAAAATTTGCCATCCGTAGTGACTGGCCCGAACTCACGCACATGATCAATCGCGTTATTACCATCAGCGATGACGGCAAGCTGAGGCAGCTTCGCAAAAAATGGCTTGCTCTCAGGATTCAACAGGGAATTGATGAGGGCGACCTCTGGATTGAACGGTTAAAAGTAGGCGCCATTGCTGCCTTGATTCTGGCTGTAGTTCTGTTCTGGAACCGTCGACTACGCAAAGAGATAATAAAACGCAAGCTGGCCGAGGAGGAGGTTCGCCACTTGGCTACTCATGATACCCTTACCGGCTTGCCCAACCGGCGCCTGCTCTGGGACCGTATTTCCAAGTCGCTGGCAATTGCCAAGCGTAACCAGCAAAAGGTGGCCCTTTTATTCATCGACCTCGACGGCTTTAAAGCGGTTAACGACACACTGGGGCACGATGCAGGCGACGAGCTCCTCAAGGAGGTCGCCGAGCGAATAAAGAAAAGTTTGCGTGAATCCGACACCGTAGCTCGTATCGGTGGGGACGAGTTCGTGGTGTTACTGCCAGCGATTCAGCAGGCGGATGGGGCAGCACAGGTGGCGCAAAGCTTACTGGATAAGCTCAGCCAACCCTTCCAACTCCAGAGTGAAGCTCATATTGGCGCCAGTATAGGCATCGCGTTATATCCTGACTCTGCAGGCGATGCGGAAGAGCTGATGAGTCTCGCAGATAACCTTATGTACAAAGTGAAAAAGTCGGGCAAGAACAGCTACGCCTTTGCCTGA
- a CDS encoding DUF2802 domain-containing protein gives MSSLNLSLLIPLLAVLLFGTVGVYYYRRAIGAQREQVERLNKRIDMLESDLRAVGAGAIGVGQRLIKVEQRLSVTIDKQEALEQRDPSKVSYTEAGKLFEMGASTEDVMESCHISVAEARLIELMHRKNSSGS, from the coding sequence ATGTCTAGCCTGAACCTTAGCCTCCTGATACCCCTTCTCGCGGTCCTCTTGTTTGGAACCGTGGGCGTCTATTATTACCGCCGAGCCATAGGAGCCCAGCGAGAGCAGGTTGAGCGCCTCAACAAGCGTATCGATATGCTTGAGTCTGACCTGAGGGCAGTGGGAGCCGGCGCCATTGGTGTAGGGCAGCGCCTTATCAAGGTTGAGCAACGGTTGAGCGTCACCATCGACAAGCAGGAAGCCCTGGAGCAGCGGGACCCGTCAAAGGTTTCTTACACAGAGGCGGGAAAGCTGTTTGAGATGGGGGCGTCGACCGAAGACGTGATGGAGAGTTGTCATATCTCGGTAGCGGAAGCTCGTTTGATAGAGTTGATGCACCGTAAAAACAGCAGCGGTAGCTGA
- a CDS encoding chemotaxis protein CheW has product MSTHTASQGTDDPILQWVTFRLDDETYGINVMQVQEVLRYTEIAPVPGAPQYVLGIINLRGNVVTVIDTRQRFGLPYAEVTENTRIVIIEAEKQVVGILVDAVAEVVYLRQSEIETAPNVGNDESAKFIQGVCNKNGELLILVELDKMMSDEEWAELSDI; this is encoded by the coding sequence ATGTCGACACATACCGCTTCACAAGGAACAGATGATCCCATCCTGCAGTGGGTAACCTTTCGCCTAGACGACGAAACTTACGGAATTAACGTAATGCAGGTACAGGAAGTTTTGCGTTACACCGAGATCGCACCTGTACCCGGAGCTCCCCAATACGTATTGGGAATTATTAACCTGCGCGGTAATGTAGTCACCGTGATCGACACCCGCCAGCGGTTTGGCCTTCCTTATGCCGAAGTAACGGAGAACACCCGTATCGTCATTATTGAGGCTGAAAAACAGGTTGTAGGTATTCTTGTGGATGCCGTTGCCGAAGTGGTTTATCTGCGTCAATCCGAGATTGAAACGGCACCCAATGTGGGTAACGACGAAAGCGCCAAGTTTATACAGGGTGTTTGCAACAAAAATGGCGAGCTGCTTATCCTTGTCGAGCTGGACAAGATGATGAGCGATGAGGAGTGGGCTGAACTCTCCGACATATAA
- a CDS encoding CheW domain-containing protein, whose product MSQQQLKVAVTKPQEAIQEYLDGLLQDATARALMLDEAVAPQEVVEVVKEVELPTPSLEITPQVKEEPVAVVESAPTAIGRPEWSRQRFECLLFKVAGLKLAVPLIELGTIYPLDEPLTPLFGQPDWFLGLYKHTGKSIRVMDAAKWVMPERYSPELNEGLKYIISLKGCDWALAVHDVAEAIQLDPDAVRWRTERGKRPWLAGTVIGEMCALLDVERLSSLICEAESNGNAMRAN is encoded by the coding sequence ATGAGTCAGCAGCAGTTAAAAGTAGCGGTCACTAAACCTCAGGAAGCGATTCAGGAGTATCTGGATGGGTTGCTTCAGGATGCGACTGCCCGTGCGCTGATGCTCGACGAGGCGGTTGCCCCGCAGGAGGTGGTTGAGGTAGTAAAGGAGGTCGAGCTCCCCACCCCCTCCCTTGAAATCACTCCTCAGGTTAAAGAGGAGCCGGTAGCAGTAGTGGAATCTGCTCCCACAGCAATAGGGCGACCGGAGTGGTCTCGGCAGCGGTTTGAGTGTCTTCTGTTCAAGGTTGCGGGTCTTAAGCTGGCGGTGCCACTGATTGAGTTGGGCACCATTTATCCGCTTGATGAGCCGTTAACACCGCTCTTTGGGCAGCCGGACTGGTTTTTAGGTTTGTACAAGCACACCGGCAAAAGCATTCGGGTTATGGATGCCGCTAAGTGGGTTATGCCGGAGCGTTACAGCCCAGAGCTGAATGAGGGGCTTAAGTACATTATTTCGCTTAAGGGCTGTGATTGGGCTTTAGCCGTACATGACGTTGCAGAGGCGATCCAGCTGGATCCGGATGCGGTTCGCTGGAGAACCGAGAGGGGAAAACGCCCCTGGCTGGCCGGTACGGTTATTGGCGAGATGTGCGCCCTGCTTGATGTCGAGCGCCTCAGTAGCCTTATTTGCGAGGCGGAATCAAATGGTAATGCAATGCGAGCAAATTAA
- a CDS encoding ParA family protein produces the protein MRIWSVSNQKGGVGKTTTAVALGGLLADRGQRVLIVDLDPHGSMTSYFRYDPDSIESSSYDLFMHKGEIPEGLPASVIKQTSSQNLDLMPASTALATLERQMTGQGGYGLVLAKSLALLWDRYDYALIDTPPLLGVLMVNAMAASEKLLIPVQTEFLALKGLERMVHTLTMVNRSRKRELPYLIVPTMFDRRTQAALMAMKTIRSQHAKHVWQAYIPVDTRLRDASRQGVTPSAFDPESRAVRAYQHLLKDLLMAAIAEPRTATG, from the coding sequence GTGAGAATTTGGTCCGTATCGAATCAAAAAGGGGGGGTGGGTAAGACCACAACGGCCGTTGCGTTGGGCGGCCTGCTGGCTGACCGTGGGCAGCGCGTCTTAATCGTCGACCTTGATCCACACGGCTCGATGACCAGTTATTTTCGCTATGACCCTGACTCGATTGAGAGCAGTAGTTACGACCTCTTTATGCATAAAGGCGAGATACCCGAAGGCCTTCCTGCCAGTGTAATCAAACAAACCAGCTCTCAAAATCTCGACCTGATGCCTGCCAGCACGGCGTTGGCGACCCTGGAGCGGCAGATGACCGGGCAGGGGGGGTATGGGCTGGTACTGGCTAAATCCCTGGCCTTGTTGTGGGATCGCTATGACTACGCTCTCATTGATACCCCCCCTCTGTTGGGCGTGCTGATGGTGAATGCGATGGCAGCCAGTGAGAAGCTGTTGATTCCCGTGCAGACCGAGTTTTTGGCCCTCAAGGGGCTGGAGCGTATGGTCCATACCCTGACGATGGTCAATCGGTCCCGAAAGCGCGAGCTACCTTACCTGATAGTGCCCACCATGTTTGATCGGCGGACCCAGGCGGCCTTAATGGCGATGAAAACCATACGCAGTCAACACGCGAAGCATGTATGGCAGGCTTATATACCGGTAGATACCCGGCTTAGGGATGCCAGTAGGCAGGGGGTGACACCCTCTGCGTTTGACCCGGAATCCCGTGCAGTAAGGGCGTACCAGCACCTGCTGAAGGATCTTTTGATGGCGGCCATTGCAGAGCCTCGTACTGCAACCGGTTAG
- the motD gene encoding flagellar motor protein MotD, which translates to MARRRQQQEHENLERWLVSYADFITLLFAFFVVMYSISSVNEGKYKILSETLVGVFNQPPRSVDPIQVGESRVRDQKSNDDMIAIPHGQDVAINPIEGGDKTFTEEEATENLEVIGDNLKIAFSELIAEEKISVTGNEMWVEIEMPASLLFDSGDSIPKNQAFDILRRVADIIKPFHNPVHIEGFTDNRPINTDRFPTNWELSAARSAAVVRMLANYGVDPGQLAAVGYGEFQPVASNAAPEGRERNRRVVLVISKNLDIRRAINPIGVERATQYEGVLRERFAPPAAPAQ; encoded by the coding sequence ATGGCGAGAAGACGGCAGCAGCAGGAGCATGAGAACCTGGAGCGTTGGCTGGTCTCCTACGCTGACTTCATAACGCTTTTATTCGCCTTCTTTGTGGTCATGTACTCTATTTCCTCGGTCAATGAGGGGAAGTATAAGATTCTGTCGGAAACACTGGTGGGGGTATTCAACCAGCCCCCCCGCAGCGTCGATCCCATCCAGGTAGGTGAGTCACGGGTCCGTGATCAAAAAAGCAACGACGATATGATCGCTATTCCCCACGGTCAGGACGTGGCCATTAACCCCATAGAGGGGGGAGACAAAACCTTTACCGAGGAGGAGGCCACGGAAAACCTCGAAGTGATCGGTGATAACCTTAAAATAGCGTTTAGCGAGCTGATCGCAGAAGAAAAGATCAGCGTCACCGGCAATGAGATGTGGGTCGAGATAGAGATGCCAGCCAGTTTGCTGTTTGACAGCGGAGATTCGATCCCCAAGAACCAGGCGTTCGATATTCTTCGGCGGGTAGCCGATATCATTAAGCCCTTTCATAACCCGGTTCATATTGAGGGGTTTACCGATAACCGGCCGATCAATACCGACCGCTTTCCAACCAACTGGGAGTTGTCCGCTGCACGTTCGGCGGCAGTGGTGCGGATGCTGGCCAATTATGGTGTCGACCCAGGCCAGTTGGCGGCTGTTGGCTATGGAGAGTTTCAGCCCGTTGCATCCAATGCGGCCCCAGAGGGGCGGGAGCGCAATAGGCGGGTCGTTCTGGTGATCTCCAAAAACCTCGATATTCGACGCGCCATCAACCCCATTGGCGTCGAGCGTGCCACGCAGTACGAAGGGGTGCTTCGAGAACGCTTCGCTCCTCCGGCGGCACCCGCTCAATAA
- a CDS encoding flagellar motor protein, protein MDLLSVVGLLLALFAVLGGNYLEGGHIEALLNGPAAVIVFGGTIGAAFIQTSGATFRRALVILNWVFFPPRVDIAQGISKVVNWSMTARKEGLLGLETIADAEPDPFARKGLQLLVDGSEPEALRSVLEVDLYSAENKDMHAAKVYECMGGYSPTIGIIGAVMGLIHVMGNLADPSQLGEGIAVAFVATIYGVAFANLLLLPIANKLKYIVHQGSQYREMMIEGILAIAEGENPRAIELKLQGFQG, encoded by the coding sequence ATGGACCTGTTAAGCGTCGTAGGGCTACTTCTGGCGCTGTTTGCCGTTCTCGGTGGTAACTATCTTGAAGGTGGTCACATTGAGGCCCTGCTCAACGGGCCGGCGGCGGTGATTGTGTTTGGTGGCACTATTGGTGCCGCCTTTATCCAGACCTCAGGTGCCACCTTCCGTCGTGCGCTGGTGATCCTGAACTGGGTTTTTTTCCCGCCTCGGGTGGATATCGCGCAAGGGATCTCCAAGGTTGTGAACTGGAGTATGACGGCACGAAAAGAGGGGCTGCTGGGGCTGGAGACCATCGCTGACGCAGAACCGGACCCTTTTGCGCGTAAGGGGTTGCAGCTGCTGGTCGATGGCAGTGAGCCTGAGGCGCTGCGCAGTGTTCTGGAGGTTGACCTCTATTCCGCCGAAAACAAGGATATGCATGCCGCTAAGGTGTACGAGTGTATGGGCGGTTACTCTCCCACCATCGGCATCATCGGGGCGGTCATGGGGCTGATACATGTTATGGGAAACCTGGCCGATCCTTCCCAGTTGGGAGAGGGGATCGCGGTTGCTTTTGTGGCAACCATCTATGGGGTGGCCTTTGCCAACCTGTTGCTGCTTCCTATCGCGAACAAGCTGAAATACATCGTCCATCAGGGCTCCCAGTACCGGGAGATGATGATTGAGGGGATTTTAGCGATTGCTGAGGGGGAGAACCCCAGGGCCATCGAACTGAAGCTGCAAGGCTTCCAGGGTTAG